In one Acomys russatus chromosome 15, mAcoRus1.1, whole genome shotgun sequence genomic region, the following are encoded:
- the LOC127198921 gene encoding small nuclear ribonucleoprotein Sm D2-like gives MSLLNKPKSEMTPEELQKREEEEFNTGPLSVLTQSVKNNTQVLINCRNNKKLLGRVKAFDGHCDMVLENGKDMWTEVPKSGKGKKKSKPVNKDRYISKMFLRGDSVIMVLRNPLMEGK, from the coding sequence ATGAGTCTCCTCAACAAACCCAAGAGCGAGATGACCCCAGAGGAGCTGCAGAagcgggaggaggaggaattcAACACAGGTCCCCTGTCGGTGCTCACACAGTCGGTCAAGAACAACACGCAAGTGCTCATTAACTGTCGCAACAACAAGAAGCTCCTGGGCCGGGTGAAGGCCTTTGACGGGCATTgcgacatggtgctggagaacgGGAAAGATATGTGGACTGAGGTCCCCAAGAGCGGCAAGGGCAAGAAAAAGTCCAAGCCTGTCAACAAGGACCGCTACATCTCCAAGATGTTCCTGCGTGGGGACTCAGTGATCATGGTGCTGCGGAACCCACTCATGGAAGGCAAGTAG